The bacterium region GCGGCGGATGTTCGCCGCTGATTTTGCTTGACAAATCCGCCTCAGATCACTACCTTTCCTCTTCTTCATTCCGTGTCCCCGCGCGACGGGGACGCCGCGACGACCTCCCCGCCACGACAGAGGGGGATTCGCTGCGGCACGACGGGCGGGCTTGGAACAGCGGGCCGCGGGTGGCGGCCGGGGAACGGAGCAGATGAAAGAGCTGGAGAAGGTCAGGAACATCGGCATCAGCGCGCACATCGACTCGGGCAAGACGACGCTCACCGAGCGCATCCTCTTCTACACCAAGCGCATCCACGCCATCCACGACGTCAAGGGCAAGGACGGCGTCGGCGCGAAGATGGACTCGATGGAGCTCGAGCGCGAGCGCGGCATCACGATCCAGTCGGCCGCGACCAACTGCTCCTGGGGCGAGCACACGATCAACATCATCGACACCCCCGGGCACGTCGACTTCACCATCGAGGTCGAGCGCTCCCTGCGCGTGCTCGACGGCGCGATCCTCGTGCTCTGCTCCGTCGGCGGCGTGCAGTCGCAGAGCATCACCGTCGACCGCCAGATGACCCGCTACAAGGTCCCGCGCATCGCGTTCGTCAACAAGTGCGACCGCACCGGCGCCAACCCCGAGCGCGTCGTCGCCCAGCTGCGCGAGAAGCTCGGCCACAACGCCGTCCTGCTGCAGATCCCGATCGGCCTCGAGGCCGATCTCGAGGGGGTCGTCGACCTCGTCGAGATGAAGGCGCTGTACTTCGACGGCGAGAAGGGCGAGAGCATCCGCGTCGAGGAGATCCCGGCCCGGCTCGCCGCCGACGCCGCGAAGAAGCGCGAGGAGATGCTGGACGCCGTCTCGATGTTCTCGGACGAGCTGATGGAGGCGATGCTCGAGGGCGCGCCGACGCCGGCGCAGATCCGCGAGGCGGTGCGCCGCGGCACCCTCGCGCTCAAGCTCACCCCCGTGCTCGTCGGCTCGGCCTACAAGAACAAGGCGGTGCAGCCGCTGCTCGACGCGGTCGGCCACTACCTCCCGAGCCCGCTGGATGTCGAGAACGTCGCCCTGAACCTCGCCGAGGCCGAGAAGGAAGTGAA contains the following coding sequences:
- the fusA gene encoding elongation factor G, with the protein product MKELEKVRNIGISAHIDSGKTTLTERILFYTKRIHAIHDVKGKDGVGAKMDSMELERERGITIQSAATNCSWGEHTINIIDTPGHVDFTIEVERSLRVLDGAILVLCSVGGVQSQSITVDRQMTRYKVPRIAFVNKCDRTGANPERVVAQLREKLGHNAVLLQIPIGLEADLEGVVDLVEMKALYFDGEKGESIRVEEIPARLAADAAKKREEMLDAVSMFSDELMEAMLEGAPTPAQIREAVRRGTLALKLTPVLVGSAYKNKAVQPLLDAVGHYLPSPLDVENVALNLAEAEKEVKLTADPADPTVALAFKLEDGRYGQLTYIRTYQGRLTKGDTIVNSRTGKKVKVGRLVRMHADEMEDIDSATSGDIVALFGIDCASGDTFTDPAVSYSMTSMFVPAPVISLAVVPKNHKAQDNMSKALNRFSKEDPTFRVHADPETNETIISGMGELHLEVYLERMRREYGAEVEAGKPQVAYRETITRRAEFNYTHKKQTGGSGQYGRVAGFIEPLEEGEQNFSKALNRFTKEDPTFRVRRDEESAQTIISGMGELHLDIYLERIKREYHCEVEVGKPQVAYRETVRRRAEFNY